A genome region from Ptiloglossa arizonensis isolate GNS036 chromosome 4, iyPtiAriz1_principal, whole genome shotgun sequence includes the following:
- the LOC143145343 gene encoding odorant receptor Or2 — protein MTGESGTKFDDLIGLNLLLLKLCGVILSDKGMIAGDTLACLAFACLSIVSVSYTYEFVVRGAYSGTALVSFAMIISLVGGQSRFTILFLYRDRCQRMLNVCKVLWSTLEPREQRPVRHYARKINRLTAWYLSSCYFTIFFYIIASLLASFTSDEAKNNRHLPYAFFVDVQVTPWYEIAYVLQLFIMLNITFICVGTDTIGPLFILIVSGHFDALKSRIERLNAVWSNVDVETVARQRSWTMEKLEKLETPSNKQMNDLRVCLTYHRMLLEFCEEIELLTSVIFLTQLIGSTYNISLVGFKLVGDDPDKYKYVTQLVIAVIQLFLCNWPADQLFTKSEAIGRAAYFAPWYLYPSWLRKPTSMLLFRAQRPARLTAGKFVVLSLETFASMISSAASFFTVVSNMN, from the exons ATGACTGGCGAATCGGGTACCAAATTCGACGACCTGATCGGATTGAATTTGCTTCTTTTGAAATTGTGTGGAGTGATATTGAGCGACAAGGGCATGATTGCTGGTGATACTTTGGCGTGCCTCGCGTTCGCATGTCTGTCCATtgtcagcgtttcttacacgtaCGAGTTTGTCGTACGCGGAGCGTACTCTGGCACCGCTTTGGTGTCCTTCGCGATGATCATCTCGTTAGTAGGGGGCCAGTCGCGGTTTACAATACTGTTTCTGTACCGCGACCGTTGTCAGAGGATGCTCAATGTCTGCAAGGTGCTCTGGTCGACTCTAGAGCCGCGTGAACAGCGGCCCGTGAGACATTACGCCAGGAAAATAAACCGATTAACCGCCTGGTATCTGTCTAGTTGTTATTTCACCATTTTCTTTTACATCATAGCATCTCTGTTGGCCAGTTTCACCTCCGACGAGGCGAAAAACAACCGACATCTACCGTACGCGTTCTTCGTAGACGTCCAGGTGACCCCCTGGTACGAGATCGCGTATGTTCTTCAGCTTTTCATCATGCTGAATATTACCTTCATCTGCGTGGGAACGGACACCATCGGTCCTTTGTTCATCCTGATCGTTAGTGGACATTTCGACGCTCTAAAGTCCAGAATCGAACGACTGAACGCAGTGTGGAGTAACGTGGATGTTGAGACTGTGGCAAGGCAGCGGTCGTGGACGATGGAGAAATTGGAGAAGCTGGAGACACCGAGTAACAAACAAATGAACGATCTTCGTGTTTGTTTGACCTACCATCGCATGTTACTCGA ATTCTGCGAAGAAATTGAACTATTGACTAGCGTGATCTTCTTGACCCAGCTGATTGGTAGCACTTACAACATTTCTctggttggcttcaaactggTCGGG GACGATCCTGACAAGTACAAGTACGTCACGCAACTAGTGATCGCCGTTATACAGCTGTTTCTCTGCAACTGGCCGGCTGATCAACTCTTTACGAAG aGCGAAGCCATTGGTCGTGCCGCCTACTTCGCGCCTTGGTATCTATATCCATCATGGCTACGAAAACCAACGAGCATGCTTCTGTTTCGAGCTCAGAGACCTGCTCGTCTGACCGCCGGGAAGTTCGTCGTGCTTTCGCTGGAAACGTTCGCTTCT atGATATCGTCCGCCGCGTCGTTCTTCACCGTCGTGAGTAACATGAACTGA